Within Vibrio campbellii CAIM 519 = NBRC 15631 = ATCC 25920, the genomic segment TCGGCTTAGATCTGACCAAACGCGGCTTACAATCTACCCTCAAAGAAAAAGGACTACCGTGGGAGCGCGCCAAAGCGTTTGACGGCTCAGCAGTATTTAGTCGATTCCACTCTCTTAAAGGTGTCGATATAGACGATCTCAACTTAGAGCTTTTGATTAACTGCGTTCATGTTCAAAAAGGGCACGTTAAACAGATGCTTTACCCACCAGTTTGTATTCTCGATGAGCTGAAGAGCTATACAACACTAGAAGATGGCGATGTCGTGATGACAGGCACACCAAAGGGCGTGGGAGAAGTGCATCAAGGCGATGTCTTCCTTGGGCGTTTGAAGTGTGGAGACATCACCTTGTTAGAGATTGAGTGGGTAGCTGCTTAGTCGTGAGCTTACAACCAAATTCGAAGCAATAAGAACGCGACCATACTTACTATGGTGGTGAGCAATACATTCTTAGTGAGGTATGCAATCACAGCAGCTAATAGGGCAGCCAACAGAAATGGATTTTGCCACGTGACGCTAAGTTCACCCTCTGGCATAAACACAATTGGAGCCCAGATTGCGGTGAGCACAGCAGAGTTTGCATAGCTCAAGACTTTCTGAGTTCTTACTCCCAACCTAAGCGGAAGTTTCGGTTCTAAGAACAGATAACGGCTGGTGAATACCAACGCAGTCATGGCTAAGAGAAACAAAAAAGTCATAGGCGTTCCTCCTGCGTGCTATCAAGGCTTGGAGTCTTCGTCGTAAATTGTTCCACAAAATAGCCCGTCAACATGGCGAGAATACTGGCTATCATTAAGCCTCCTTCCACTTGGTAATAGTTCAGGGTCACTGAGCTAACTAATGCCACCAACACACTGCATAACACGGGAATACTTTTTATCGTTGGGACCACAATCGCGATGAAGGTAGCAGCGACGGCAAATTCCAATCCGAGCTCATTTAATTCAGGCATCAAACTACCTGCGACGATGCCAGTAAGCGTTGCGAAGTTCCAAAACAGATAGAAGCTTAACCCAGCGCCGAGGGCGTACCATCGATCGAACTGCTTATCGGATTGGTGCCCAGCAATGGCAAACAGCTCATCGGTAAGTAAGAACCCTAACGAAAGTCGCCACTTTAGAGGCAGAGGTGATATTTTACTGCGCATCGAAACACCGTAGAGAAAGTGGCGACAGGTAATGAAAAACGTGGCGAGCAGCATGCTGGTTAGGCCAGCGCCTGCTTTAATCATGCCCATCGCGACAAGTTGCACTGAGCCTGCAAACAGAATGGCGGAGAGCGCCTGGCCTTCCAAAGGATGTAAGCCAGTATCGATAGCAAATGACCCTGCGAGTACCCCCCAAGGTAATACGGCGATGCTCAATGGCATCATTGCGATCGTACCTTGTAAAAAGAGTGAGGACTTTGAGTCTTGATGAGTAGGCAAAATAGTATCCATAACTTCAACTTGAATAGAAAAACATGCTGTTAAGGTAGGCTGACCTCAGAATGTTGCCTTGTACAATATTGCTAACAATGCTTGATGTACTGCCCAGGTGTTACGCCCATGGCTTTTTAAAGTGACGATGCAAATGGCTCTGATCGTGAAAGCCACATTCCTGAGCAACATCAGAAATCTTTTGCCCCAGTTTGAGCAGTTTTTTCGCCATTCTCAGTCTTTGTTGAATCTGAAACGCGTGCGGCGGAAAGCCGAATTGTTTTTGAAACTCACGCAACAAATGGAAAGGGCTCAATCCTGCCAGCTTTGCAAGTTCTTCCAAAGAAACATCGGTTTGAGGAAAGTCTTCAAGAAACTCTTTGACCAGATGCACCTGCCTTTGTGCTTTGGTCACATCTTGAAGCGGGGCTCGATGTGTACTGTGTTTGCTTGCTAGTTTGATCAGTGTGCCGTAGACAAGTGTTTCTCGCAGTAAGCGGTTATCTGACTTCTCCAGCGTATCGAACACCAACCGTAATTGGTTAGCGAGTTCCGGATCGTAAACGACGGGCTGCGGGAAGTAGGGCAAAGCGACATTGGATGCACCAAGTTCCTCCCCGAGCGTTTGAAACTGCTCTGGCACGGGGTACATGGCTTTATATTCCCAGCCTCCTTCTGATGCTGAGTGACCATTATGTACCTCGTCGGCGTTGACAAGAATGATGCTGTCTTGCGGCGCAATATGGTTGCCGCCAGTACGAAAGAATTGTTGTGCGCCTTTTTCAATCACACCAATGGTATAGCCCTCATGACTATGGCGAGAGAAGTTTTGCTTTTCATATTTAGCCTCGAGCAGCTCTAAACCCCCCAGCTCTTGGGCAATTTTAAATGTCGCAACTTCCCTATTCTTTTCTTTCATCTCTTTCTATTTTGCCAAGTGTCGCCTAGTGGCTTTCGAGTCTACCGGATCCATCCTGCTTATTTTTGTACAAAATTGCTATCGGTATGAAAAACAAATATCAAAAAGATTAATTATTTTTAAATTGAGCGTTAAATATTTTGTATTTTCTGAATTTTACTCATTGGGAAGACATTTGGTCTGGTTGTTATCTATTCATTGGTATAAGATCCGTCGCCTGTTTTTGAAAGCCAGTTCCACCATGATCGATTTATCTGTACTTCCTGTTTATCTTACCGCCGTTGTTGCACTTCTTTTGTTGCCCGGACCTGACATGTTGCTGATTGCTAGCTCTAGCATGAGCTATGGTAAGAAAGTCGGTTTGTTTGCGAGCTTAGGCAATGCGACGTCGGGTGTGATTTTGACCCTACTGGCAGCAATGGGTGTGTCGACTTTGATTGCGATGAGTCCAATCGCGTTAAAAGTGCTTCATCTACTGGGTGGCGCGTACTTACTAAAAATGGGCTGGGACTGTTTAAGAGCGGATGTTTCTGCGACACCAGTGCTGGATCAGAAAAACAAAATAGCATCGACTTACTATCAACGTGCTTTGATGAGTAACCTGCTGAACCCGAAGGCGTTGGTGTTCTTCGTTATGTTTTTGCCTCAGTTTGTCTCTAGCAACATTACCGCATCTTCGGGTGAGCAAATGCTTGCGCTTGGTTTGCTGTTAAACGTACTCGGTTTGCTATTCAACATCTTGTTGGTTGCTCTGGCGGGTACACTGGGTAAAGGATTGTTGGAAAATGACAAATTCCGCATGTACCAAGGCAAACTGATGGGCTTGGTGTTCATTATCCTTGCAGTATGGATGCTCAGTAGCTTCGCGATGTAATATGTAGGAACAATTAGATTTCTAAACAAAAAGCCAGCACTCGCTGGCTTTTTGTTTTAGTATCACACCGATTTCCAAGGAGTGGTGGTATGAAACTTGAATTTAAACTCAATCCAGAACAAAACGATCTCGACCTTATCCGTGATGGCATCCGAGCATATAACCGCATGCATTTACCGGATGGTGATGTAGACGCCATTGGCTGTTTTGCTCGGAATGACGAGGGCAAGATTGTTGGCGGGCTCACGGGTGAAATGTTCAATAACACTGTGTTCGTGGAATACCTTTGGGTTGATGCCGAGGCGCGCACGTCGGGGGTAGGAAGCAAGCTGATTGCTTTACTAGAAGAGCAAGTGAAGCCACACGGGGTGACGCATTTGTATCTCGATACTTATAGCTTCCAAGCGCTCGACTTTTACTTGAAACTGGGCTTTGAAAAAGTCGGTCAGTATTCAGGTTACCCTGCCGCGGGTATCGATAAACACTTCTTGCAAAAACAGATTGCTTGATTTGGTTTGAATTGAACAAAAAGAGGCGCCCAATGCGCCTCTTTTGCTAATCGCTATTTTCACAGAATCGATGTTTCAAACTCGAATTACAAGCTTTGTTGATGCGCTTCGATCAATGCATTCATCTTCGCTTCTGCTGCTTGGTTAGCTTGCGCGTAGTCCATCTCAGTAGGGAAGTCGCTGATCACTTCGTAGTAACACTTCAACTTAGGCTCAGTACCAGAAGGACGAACAATCACACGCGATTTGTCTTCTAGGTGATAAACCAGTACGTCACTCGCTGGTAAGTTGATTGCTTCTGTTGGGCCATCAGTTACAAAGCGAAGTGATGACTTCAGATCTTCGATCACTTTAATACGTTTACCCGCGATCTCTTTCGGTGGGTTTGCGCGCAGTTTGTCACCGATTGGTGGTGATTTAGGATCAAGAGCAATGCTGCGCTGTGCGTTAAAGTAGAAACCGTGTTGGCGGTATAACTCTTCTAACTTATCCCAAAGCGTTTTGCCTTGTGCTTTTAGCTTACCTGTCAATTGAGAGAAAGCGACCAGTGCTGACAAACCATCTTTATCCCATACCTTATTGCCCACGGTGTAGCCAAGCGCTTCTTCGTAAGCGAATAGGAATGGATTTGCTTCGCTCTCTTGCGTCATTGCTACGTTGGTTAGCCATTTAAAGCCCGTTAGCGTTTGGTAGTATTCTGATCCGTGTGCTTTAGCAATGCTGCTCAATAGGCGAGAAGAGACAATGGTATTACCAACAAGTGCGTTTGGTTGACCTTGCAGTAAGTAATCACCAAACAATGAACCCACTTGGTCACCCGTCAGCATTTGGTATTCGCCATCTGGGCGTTTTACTGCC encodes:
- a CDS encoding fumarylacetoacetate hydrolase family protein, which gives rise to MSVIQVEEKKVKVGKVLCVGRNYVEHIQELNNAIPEQMVVFNKPATSVSTKLTSFHQEPLHYEAEICFVIKNGQYTAVGLGLDLTKRGLQSTLKEKGLPWERAKAFDGSAVFSRFHSLKGVDIDDLNLELLINCVHVQKGHVKQMLYPPVCILDELKSYTTLEDGDVVMTGTPKGVGEVHQGDVFLGRLKCGDITLLEIEWVAA
- a CDS encoding AzlD domain-containing protein is translated as MTFLFLLAMTALVFTSRYLFLEPKLPLRLGVRTQKVLSYANSAVLTAIWAPIVFMPEGELSVTWQNPFLLAALLAAVIAYLTKNVLLTTIVSMVAFLLLRIWL
- a CDS encoding AzlC family ABC transporter permease — translated: MDTILPTHQDSKSSLFLQGTIAMMPLSIAVLPWGVLAGSFAIDTGLHPLEGQALSAILFAGSVQLVAMGMIKAGAGLTSMLLATFFITCRHFLYGVSMRSKISPLPLKWRLSLGFLLTDELFAIAGHQSDKQFDRWYALGAGLSFYLFWNFATLTGIVAGSLMPELNELGLEFAVAATFIAIVVPTIKSIPVLCSVLVALVSSVTLNYYQVEGGLMIASILAMLTGYFVEQFTTKTPSLDSTQEERL
- a CDS encoding LysE family translocator is translated as MIDLSVLPVYLTAVVALLLLPGPDMLLIASSSMSYGKKVGLFASLGNATSGVILTLLAAMGVSTLIAMSPIALKVLHLLGGAYLLKMGWDCLRADVSATPVLDQKNKIASTYYQRALMSNLLNPKALVFFVMFLPQFVSSNITASSGEQMLALGLLLNVLGLLFNILLVALAGTLGKGLLENDKFRMYQGKLMGLVFIILAVWMLSSFAM
- a CDS encoding GNAT family N-acetyltransferase → MKLEFKLNPEQNDLDLIRDGIRAYNRMHLPDGDVDAIGCFARNDEGKIVGGLTGEMFNNTVFVEYLWVDAEARTSGVGSKLIALLEEQVKPHGVTHLYLDTYSFQALDFYLKLGFEKVGQYSGYPAAGIDKHFLQKQIA